The Fusarium graminearum PH-1 chromosome 2, whole genome shotgun sequence genome includes a region encoding these proteins:
- a CDS encoding elongation factor 3, whose product MPTENQQSIKVLDELFQKLTVSKESSDIKESSNELASFINGRIGDQVVPDNVIEGLKKQLANKKDATAREKACVAIEAIASHAEVSAAVEPYLVVLLPAVLAAVGDKITAVKNAAQGAVLAIAGGINANAVKAALPCVMESIRSAQKWPEKMAALDFVEYLVKNSPAQLAYRVPELIPVISESMWDTKKEVKERAYKTMEQLCQLIVNKDIERFIPELIKCIAKPENVPETVHLLGATTFVTEVQEPTLALMVPLLDRGLAERDTAIKRKTAVIVDNMCKLVDDPNVVAPFLPKMMPGLQKNYENLADPEARDKTKQALDTLTRVGDIKNGVIPEPTFPGAVNVIQPKVTAALSPKFANYVEKMGPVIEYISAIAGQLVDEKEVESMIWVDNLKAYVSVISGIDNAESIVENIRKAALPGAVAEAEAEEDEEEGEDLCNCTFSLAYGAKILLNQTHLRLKRGQRYGLCGPNGSGKSTLMRAINNEQVEGFPKQDEVKTVFVEHDLDSADTEMTTIDWTMKKLEEAGVTTTQADVEKQLNEFGFTEQMVKGEISALSGGWKMKLALCRAVFEAPDILLLDEPTNHLDVKNVKWLEEYLKNSACTSIIVSHDSGFLDNVCQHIVHYERFKLKRYKGNLAAFVARNPSAKSYYELGESEIEFSFPEPGFLEGVKTKAKAILRATNMSFQYPGTSKPQISDISFQCSLGSRIAVIGPNGAGKSTLINVLTGELIPTQGEIYQHENIRIAYIKQHAFAHIDNHLDKTPSEYIQWRFQTGEDRETMDRANKIITEADEKAMDKVFRIEGSQRRVIGINSRRKFKNSYEYECSFALGENVGMKNERWVPMMSADNAWLPRNELLASHQKMVADVDMKEALASGQFRPLVRKEIESHCANFGLDAELVSHSRMRGLSGGQRVKTVLAACSWQRPHLIVLDEPTNYLDRDSLGALSKALKKFEGGVIIITHSAEFTKDLTEEVWAVMDGKMTPSGHNWVQGQGAGPRLKADDGDEEEKFDAMGNKIVTTKKKVKLSSSEARKKKKERMARRKRGEEVFSDEDDL is encoded by the exons ATGCCTACCGAGAACCAGCAGTCGATCAAGGTCCTGGACGAGCTTTTCCAGAAGCTCACCGTGTCCAAGGAGTCCTCTGACATCAAGGAGTCTTCCAACGAGTTGgcttctttcatcaacgGTCGCATCGGTGACCAGGTCGTTCCTGATAA TGTTATCGAGGGcctgaagaagcagctcgccaacaagaaggacgcCACTGCCCGTGAGAAGGCTTGCGTTGCCATCGAGGCCATCGCTTCTCACGCCGAGGTCTCCGCTGCCGTCGAGCCTTACCTGGTTGTCCTCCTCCCCGCCGTCCTTGCCGCTGTTGGCGACAAGATCACCGCTGTCAAGAATGCCGCTCAGGGTGCTGttctcgccattgctggcggcatcaacgccaacgctgtcaaggctgcccTCCCCTGCGTCATGGAGTCCATCCGAAGTGCCCAGAAGTGGCCCGAGAAGATGGCCGctcttgactttgtcgagTACCTCGTCAAGAACTCCCCTGCTCAGCTCGCCTACCGTGTTCCTGAGCTCATCCCTGTCATCTCCGAGTCCATGTgggacaccaagaaggaggttaAGGAGCGTGCTTACAAGACCATGGAGCAGCTTTGCCAGCTGATTGTCAACAAGGATATCGAGCGTTTCATTCCTGAGCTGATCAAGTGTATCGCCAAGCCTGAGAACGTCCCTGAGACCGTTCACTTGCTCGGTGCCACCACCTTCGTTACTGAGGTCCAGGAGCCTACTCTTGCCCTCATGGTTCCCCTTCTGGATCGTGGTCTGGCTGAGCGTGACACCGCTATCAAGCGAAAGACCGCTGTTATTGTCGACAACATGTGCAAGCTCGTCGACGATCCCAACGTTGTCGCTCCTTTCTTGCCCAAGATGATGCCAGGTCTCCAGAAGAACTACGAGAACTTGGCTGACCCCGAGGCTCgtgacaagaccaagcagGCTCTTGACACCCTTACCCGCGTTGGTGACATCAAGAACGGCGTCATCCCTGAGCCCACCTTCCCCGGTGCCGTCAACGTCATCCAGCCCAAGGTTACCGCTGCTCTCTCCCCCAAGTTCGCCAACTACGTGGAGAAGATGGGCCCTGTCATCGAGTACATCTCCGCCATTGCTGGTCAgctcgttgatgagaaggaggtcgAGTCCATGATCTGGGTCGACAACCTGAAGGCTTACGTCTCTGTCATCTCTGGCATTGACAACGCCGAGTCCATCGTCGAGAACATCCGCAAGGCCGCTCTTCCCGGTGCTGtcgccgaggctgaggccgaggaggacgaggaggagggtgaggatCTTTGCAACTGTACATTCTCTCTTGCCTACGGTGCCAAGATTCTTCTCAACCAGACTCACCTCCGTCTCAAGCGTGGTCAGCGTTACGGTCTTTGTGGTCCCAACGGTTCCGGAAAGTCCACCCTCATGcgcgccatcaacaacgagCAGGTCGAGGGTTTCCCCAAGCAGGACGAGGTCAAGACTGTCTTCGTCGAGCACGACTTGGACTCCGCTGATACTGAGATGACCACCATTGACTGGaccatgaagaagcttgaggaggcCGGTGTCACTACCACCCAGGCTGATGTcgagaagcagctcaacGAGTTCGGTTTCACCGAGCAAATGGTTAAGGGTGAGATCAGCGCCCTCTCTGGTGgttggaagatgaagcttgCTCTGTGCCGTGCTGTCTTCGAGGCTCCCGATATTCTGTTGCTTGATGAGCCTACCAACCATTTGGATGTGAAGAACGTTAAGTGGCTCGAGGAGTACCTCAAGAACTCCGCTTGCACCTCCATCATTGTCTCTCACGACTCCGGTTTCCTTGACAACGTCTGCCAGCACATCGTTCACTACGAGCGATTCAAGCTCAAGCGTTACAAGGGTAACCTGGCTGCTTTCGTCGCCCGCAACCCCTCCGCCAAGTCCTACTACGAGCTTGGTGAGTCCGAGATCGAGTTCAGCTTCCCCGAGCCCGGTTTCCTTGAGggtgtcaagaccaaggccaaggccattCTCCGTGCCACCAACATGTCCTTCCAGTACCCTGGTACCTCCAAGCCCCAGATCAGCGACATCTCCTTCCAGTGCTCTCTGGGCTCTCGTATTGCCGTTATCGGCCCCAACGGTGCCGGCAAGTCTACTCTGATCAACGTCCTCACTGGTGAGCTTATCCCTACCCAGGGTGAGATCTACCAGCACGAGAACATCCGTATCGCCTACATTAAGCAGCACGCTTTCGCTCACATCGATAACCATCTCGACAAGACTCCTTCCGAGTACATCCAGTGGCGATTCCAGACTGGTGAGGATCGTGAGACCATGGACCGtgccaacaagatcatcaccgAGGCTGATGAGAAGGCCATGGACAAGGTCTTCCGTATCGAGGGTAGCCAGCGACGTGTCATTGGTATCAACAGCCGAAGAAAGTTCAAGAACTCTTACGAGTACGAGTGTTCTTTCGCCCTTGGTGAGAACGTTGGCATGAAGAACGAGCGATGGGTTCCCATGATGTCTGCTGACAACGCCTGGTTGCCCCGAAACGAGCTTTTGGCCTCTCATCAGAAGATGGTTGCTGATGTCGATATGAAGGAGGCCCTTGCCTCTGGTCAGTTCCGACCTCTGGTCCGAAAGGAGATTGAGTCTCACTGCGCCAACTTCGGTCTCGACGCTGAGCTTGTTTCTCACTCTCGTATGCGTGGTCTGTCCGGTGGTCAGCGTGTCAAGACTGTCCTTGCCGCTTGCTCTTGGCAGCGACCCCATCTTATCGTTCTTGACGAGCCTACCAACTATCTTGACCGTGACTCTCTCGGTGCTCTTTCCAAGGCCCTGAAGAAGTTCGAGGGtggtgtcatcatcattacTCACTCTGCGGAGTTCACCAAGGACTTGACTGAGGAGGTCTGGGCCGTCATGGACGGCAAGATGACTCCTTCCGGCCACAACTGGGTTCAGGGCCAGGGTGCTGGTCCTCGTCTCAAGgctgacgatggtgatgaggaggagaagttCGACGCCATGGGTAACAAGAttgtcaccaccaagaagaaggtcaagctGAGCTCTTCTGAGGCgcgaaagaagaagaaggagcgTATGGCCCGCCGAAAGCGTGGTGAGGAGGTGTTcagtgacgaggatgacTTGTAA